The genomic segment TTTACGGTGTTTCAAATGAGAGTTCTTTACGGTGTTTCAATGGGAGTTCTTTACGGTGTTTCAATGGGAGTTCTTTACGGTGTTTCAATGGGAGTTCTTTACGGTGTTTCAATGGGAGTTCTTTACGGTGTTTCAATGGGAGTTCTTTACGGTGTTTCAATGGGAGTTCTTTACGGTGTTTCAATGAGTTCTTTACGGTGTTTCAATGGGAGTTCTTTACGGTGTTTCAATGGGAGGTCTTTACGGTGTTTCAATGGGAGTTCTTTACGGTGTTTCAATGGGAGTTCTTTACGGTGTTTCAATGGGAGTTCTTTACGGTGTTTCAATGGGAGTTCTTTACGGTGTTTCAATGGGAGTTCTTTACGGTGTTTCAATGGGAGTTCTTTACGGTGTTTCAATGGGAGTTCTTTACGGTGTTTCAATGGGAGTTCTTTACGGTGTTTTAATGGGAGTTCTTTACGGTGTTTTAATGGGAGTTCTTTACGGTGTTTTAATGGGAGTTCTTTACGGTGTTTTAATGGGAGTTCTTTACGGTGTTTTAATGGGAGTTCTTTATGGTGTTTTAATGAGAGTTCTTTATGGTGTTTTAATGAGAGTTCTTTATGGTGTTTTAATGAGAGTTCTTTATGGTGTTTTGATGAGAGTTCTTTATGGTGTTAATGGAGTTTCAATAAATGCTTTATATTGGTCTTTGAGAGGGAAGCTAAGGTCCTATGGTGATGTTTGGAGGGGGAACCATCTAGGCAAATCAATATACTATTCCTATACAGATCATGTGTGACTGATCATTTTAGTGCATGGCCATGCTTACCCTCTGGCTGCGCAGTGTGACTCCAGCTGATTTGAAGTCAGGGAATTTGATGCCTGCCGTCTCAGGAACAGTCTGTTGTGGACAGAtagggagacagtagagaggtgaGCACAGAGACAAGACAAACTAGCAGGGTGGCATCAGGTTCCTTATTAAGCGATTGGGCAAATGGGAGTGTTTGTATACCGGTTTCTCCATCTCTCGTTTCAGCGGGAGCTTCTTCTTGGTAGCCTTGCGCTCGGCACGTCTCATCTCTGTGTTGGTGTCTGCTGCTGTGATGAGCTTCTGCAGGTCCTGGGCCTTCTTCTCACGATCCTTCTTCCTGCTCTCCATCTTCCTTAGCTCCTGCATCAGATACTCCTCTTCTGCCACCTTCAGGGCAAAACGGGGAAGTGCAACATGAGCGGGGGATTAAGACAACTATTATCTTGGACTACCATTTCAACCTTCAACACTAACAGTGGAATTGTCTTTGGGGAAGTGCTGCTAACCTGATCAGGCGTGCGGTTGAATAATCTCTCCAGCTGCTCTTTCCTGCGCCTCTCGTGACCCGCGTCAAATACATACATCTTGGGCTCTGTCCCTGTTGCAGCGCGGACCTTGGTCAGCTTACCGCAAATGTTGTAATAACGTTCCTTCAGGTCCTCCGTTGACCGTTTCTGAAAGTAAAAATACAGAAATGTTACCAGCAGGTACAATTTTCATGGAAAGACATATTTCACGTTCAACACATTCAAATATTtgcctaaaaaatatatatatattctaaatGTTTTGAAATACTTGAATCCTTCTTTTCTGTATTGTGATTTGTGGATTCAAATTCTGTATttaaaatctgtgtgtgtgtgtaatgtcagCCATAGATAGCCTCCTCACTCTGTATTGCTGATGGTCGTAACGGTCGTGGACGACGATGAAGCGCAGGTCAAAGCGCTTGCACAGGTCAAACAGGTGGTCCGTCTCCGCCTTGGTCCAGCCGTCATCATGGAGATACATCTGGTACTCCTGCTCCGAGTACACTGGCACCTGCACTGCctagggaggaggagacggagagagatttttgcatttgctttggcaataaagcccctttgaattgaaagagagggagacgggTGGTcacagggagggagatggagagagggaaggggtatggagtgagggaggaagagagatggagagcgagatggagagcgagatggagagcgagatggAGGATAGAGTGATGTGTGAGACCGACAGTGATGAAGTGAACAATAAAGAGATAAAAACAATGAGAGACAGCGGAGAGAAACCCCTCTCCTTACCTTGTTGAAGCGGGCGAAGGGGTAGTCCTTGCCTTCCTCTGCCATGCGTCTCCAGTGGTGGAAGACGGCTCCGTCTCGGCGGGCTGGGTTGGTGAAGGGCATCCATTTCCAGGGTCGCACCCGCTTACAGCCCAACTTGGCCTTCACTGTCCGGTAGCCCTGAGTAGTGTCACTGGGCAGCAGGGGGGGAGCATCTCTGCTGAGAGACAGGTGGTGGTCAGAATACTAATTTAGTGACACACCTTATTAAACGCAACAATACAGAAATTAAATCACAAGTAAATACCATTTTATGAGAGATCAGTGTTCAcataaatctaattttattggtcacatacacatatttagtagaTGCTATTGCGgatgtaacgaaatgcttgtattcctagctccaacTGCGCAGAAGTATCTAACAActcaaaagtaaaagaatggagtaTGTTCAGCCCAAGAGGCAGGGCAGCCAGACAGAGGGAATTTGGGTCAAACAGGGTTCCTACTTCTTGTCTGAGTAGAGCAAGGCGTACACCTCTCTGTGCATCCCCTCTGGTCTCTTGAAGGTCAACGTTTCAGTTGTTTTCTTGGCCTTTTTCTGTAATGGGGGGGATTAAGGTTGAGTGCAGATCGTCAACTGTGCAATTTAGATGTAAACGATAGACTGTCAGTTGATAGGCTTGTGCTAATGAAACTCAACAATGGACAGTTGGGACACAGTAAGTTGTTCCACACAAGCCACTCTCACACACCATCAAAAGACAGGTCCTCGGCAGGTTGTGACCAGAGGACATCATTCTTACCTTCTCAGAGTTGATGAAATCCTTCTTACTGATCGGCCCATCATTGTCCCCTCCGGCCAACTCCAGAATATCTCTCACATCGGCACCAGCTGCCATGATGACGTGTGCTGTAAAGAATAGTTACTCTGTATTTGTATTCTGTCATTGTGTGTCAAATGTATATGTCCTCACCTGATAGCTCACCTAATTCTCAAGTTACTTACCAAACGTTATTGGCTAGACATGGCAAGCGGAGCTAGCAATCAATGTAGTTAGCTAATCTCTTTGCAGAGGCTACTACTCGGTCTTTGCAGGAAACCAACGTTAGCAGTCTATAATTTATGGATTAATAATTAAGTTAACATATGTATTAAGTGTATTCAAAGAGGATACCTGAATTTTGTGTCGATAATTTAGCTAGTTAATTAATGCGTCGCTCACGTtgactagttaacgttagctttCAAGCGAATATGTTCAGCTAGCCGGCTTTGGCAAACGTTGCCGCGCTAAAGCCCATCAGGGACATAGCTAGTTATGAAATAGTTCATTTTCAACGTAACGTTTTACCGTTTACCTTTTTGGTGAATCCACGCGTCTGTTTTTGTCCTTTTAAAGCAAATATTCTGTGAAAGTATAaaaattggctagctagctaacggctAACAACAAGCTATAATCAACAGGCCTGCGTTCAGCGGAAACCGGAAGTAATTCTTCTTCGCCAGTAAAGCCCCTTCTGTAATAAGTTTGTCGCCACTTACTGATGCGGAGGGGGTGAACTTGGAACTAAATTATTTAcccacataaaaaataaataaacaaacgtaTTTATTAATtgcacctttgtttaaccaggtaagccagtttgagaacaagttcttatttacaactgcgacctagccaagataaagcaaagcagtgcaacacaaacaacgacacagagttacacatggaataaacgaacgtacagtcaataacacaatataaaagtatatatacagtgtgtgcaaatggggtaagattagggaggtagggtaataaataggccgtagtggcaaaataatgacaatttaccaaataaacactggagtgatagatgtgcagataaaTCATTGATAAATGATATGACACAACTTGAGCCATATGTTGTCATATATAAGACATGAATACATGTACAGAAGAAACATGTTGACTGTTTCCTTAAAATCATTAttacagtgctagctgtgccaccagagactctgagtTTGAGCCcaggcacaattggcccagcgtcgtctgggttagggagggtttgaccggaAGGGATATCCTCGTCTCATCGCGCACTTGCAACtcatgtggcgggccgggcgcagtgcgcgatgaccaggtcgctaggtgtacggtgctTCCTTAACTGGTCTTAGTAACTGGTCTTAGTAGCACGGGTAGGCCTGGACCACACTACTGTTGACTGGGATTTTGACTCAGCCAACAGTGAAATCCTGGACATGGAATCTATACTCCCCTTCACACATCAGGACAACCTTGTTGAGGTAACGAATGCCATCCTGGTATTCTTTGGGCAGCTCCCTGTTATTCTGGGCAGTTTGTGAGACCATTGGCAGCGTTACACAGTGGAAATAGTTGTTTGAGCATTGATGGTTGTGGATATACACGCTGGTATGCCAGTTTAGCTTTTTAAACAGGGCAAAATAAGCACTGTTGTGCACAGGGGTGTTGAAGGAGGCACTGAGTCATGGCTTGCCAGTGTAGATCCTGGGTGTGTTTTCCACTTTTTTATGGAGGAGGTTCCCAAGCAGCATCCAGAAGGGCAGTGCATTGAACTGAACAGCCTGCAACATGCCGGCATCATACAACTCTAGTTGGTCCATGTACAGTTTAGACTTAGCTTTGAAGTTGAAAGCATTTTGAGCAGTGATCATGGGAAAAGGGATGCATTCCAAAAGGGCCACCTAGGCTTCGTGGGTGGATGAGTTACCCTGATCCAACACCCAGTCCTCCAAACCTTTTAGCAAGAATGCCTCCTCTGGCACTACCACGTATGAACGGGCCAGAAGGGCCTTTACTATGCCCAGGCCAAGACCAGTCCAGGCTGGGGAATGGCTCAGCGACTTACAGCTCCAGGCAAGGTAGCGCAGACAGGTTTCCTGCAGAACTGGGTCACCTGTACAGACGGAGTGCTCGTACAGAGAGGTCTGGAAGGAGGAATCCTCTGGGAGCAGTCAGGTGAAGAGCCTCCCTTGCCGCCTCCTAGAGCTGCGTCAGACTCCAGTGGGACACCATCTTGTGGATGCACTGGGCAGAGGACAAGGTGATGTTGATTTGCCTTGTGTACAAAGATACCTGGGGAAGAAGGAGACACAAGATACATGGATTATCTGCCATGACACGGCTTTGACGAAGAAAGGGTGGATGTAATAGCAGGCTAACTAGGCTAACGTTTGTAAAGTAGAGCAGGTTGGTCTCACCTTACCTTAGGAAGTTGGTGACACGAGGGCGGCAGTTGAGTCTAACGTCTAGGTTGAAGTTAATGAAGTTCTCCTCCTTTGTGACGTTTAAGATGGACGCCTCTGGATCGAGAGTGACGATCAGCTTGTGAACACAGATGTTTTCCACAGTGCTGTTTGCGACCTGACCCGCACCATGATGTCAAAGTCACAGTCGCGTCCACTTTCAAACACCCCCCCATGTGGTTAGCAAGGCCTGTGTTGTGGTCCTTGAGCATGTACTGTAACAGTCGTCTATACTAGCATCCCAAAATGAGCCATGGACCAAACATTTCTGCTGTTTCAATTTTCCTTAAGTGCATTTCAATGATACGGTGTCTGGTCTTTAGGTCTTTGTGGATGAGTCTTTGTGGTCATTGGTCAGTCTTACCTCTCTCTGCTGGTACATTTTTTGAGACTGGTAAATTAGactagttagtctagccagctacctAAATGTGTAGTATTCATGGCCAAATTAGTGACTGGGGATGCAGGGCACATGCCACAGAGGCCCTAACACTCAAGGGGGCCACCATTGATTTTGATAGTCACTCTAACTCAgctatcatattaacatggcacaagtcaattgcaggaaattagctcataaaactgcaaacatttctcccCACCTCATCACAAAATATGTAGAACTGTTGGAAATTATCTgtaaaactacaacaacaaaaagttattTAAAGCAAACGTATTTGTTTATCTTTTGTTAATAAAATATGTTTTCTGCCAGCAGATCCCTCTGTATAACTTTTCATTTTGGtgcatcactgtggccaagcttcctgccatccaggacctctataccaggtggtgtcagaggaaggccctaaaaactgtcaaagactccagccaccctagtcgtagcggtaccggagcgccaagcctAGGTCCAAGAGGCCCCTAaatagcttctaaccccaagccataagactcctgaacagctaatcaaatggctacccagactatttgcattgctgttctccaaatagcattttagaattgttttattgtgtagaaatgcagtaaatgagcttcAACTTAAGATTCCTTGAAAATCATTATAAATACAGTTTAAACAGGTTTTAAACCAATTTTCTATATAGATAGcctctaaaatatatgtaaacagaccataaatgtctctgtctctctcttttctgtggAAAGCTGTGAGTGTTATAATACCatatcagtacttgttgcatttacaatTTATCTTAGCCCTATCACCTATcatggctcccaagtggcacagctcCAGGCAAGGTAGCGCAGACAGGTTTCCTGCAGAACTGGGTCACCTGTACAGACGGAGTGCTCGTACAGAGAGGTCTGGAAGGAGGAATCCTCTGGGAGCAGTCAGGTGAAGAGCCTCCCTTGCCGCCTCCTAGAGCTGCGTCAGACTCCAGTGGGACACCATCTTGTGGATGCACTGGGCAGAGGACAAGGTGATGTTGATTTGCCTTGTGTACAAAGATACCTGGGGAAGAAGGAGACACAAGATACATGGATTATCTGCCATGACACGGCTTTGACGAAGAAAGGGTGGATGTAATAGCAGGCTAACTAGGCTAACGTTTGTAAAGTAGAGCAGGTTGAAAATCATTATAAATACAGTTTAAACAGGTTTTAAACCAATTTTCTATATAGATAGcctctaaaatatatgtaaacagaccataaatgtctctgtctctctcttttctgtggAAAGCTGTGAGTGTTATAATACCatatcagtacttgttgcatttacaatTTATCTTAGCCCTATCACCTATcatggctcccaagtggcacagcggtctaaggcactgcatctgagtgcgtcactacagacaccctggtttgattccaggctgtatcacaaccagacgtgattgggagtcccattgggcggcgcaGAACTGGTCCAGTATCGGCCGGGTTTGGCTGGtataagccgtcattgtaaataagaatttgttcttaactgacttgcctagttaaataaaggttcaaataaaaacaaataaaacatcaGCTGATTTCAGTCAGTGTATGGTCATGGCTAGAAAACATATTGCTTTTGTCAAATTAATGCCAAAAGTTAAAATTTTAGCTAACCTTTTTCCCAACCTTAACCTAATTTTCCTAACCTGTTATGTTAGTTCTTCTAACCTACTAAGTAACCTTTCCTAACCTTTTACAAAAAGTCAAATCTGACAAAAACTGTATACCATCTAGTTAAAACCTCAGTGGCTGTGGAATGAATGCATTGTTGGAATGGAATGTTGGCAGTTAATTATAAAAATGTTTGGAATCATTCGtctaaaactgtctggctagcttagctaacaaacatacagtgcagataatattcaaattcatTGTTTTACAGGACATCTTCTGACAGTACTAGCAAACCACAGTTGACCAATTCCCTTCCCAAAAAGGCTGACTTTTTCTAGTTCTATGGTACACTGTACCAGGTGGGAGGAGGCAACGCTGCTAAGCAACACACAACTCGAGACAGCTGTGATTTCCAGCTTGTCGTTTTGGCAGCATACTAACAGCAGGTAATCGATTATTTTCAACAAAGCAATTCACGTTTCAATGTAGGCGTACTTATGTGCGACTCACTCGATAACATGCCTTGCTAGTTATGCATTTGGTTCAAACGTCTAAAAGCAGGCTTTTAGCTAGTCACTGTACAGTAGCTAGAATAGTTAGGTATTGTTATTAAAAGGCTAGTTAGGTCatccagctaactagctagctactttttccacattaaagCTCTGCTTTGTACTCTCTGTTTGACAGTGTCAAAAGCAGTAATGTCCACAAGCAAGGAACAAGCAGCTATCAGTAAAGTTCTGAGTTTCCTTCAAGAGTGGGATCATGGCAACAAGACGGTGCGCATCCGCATGCTGACCGTGTTTGTGACTCAAAACACTGGAAAGACGTGTCCTGAGTTAGAACTGGAATTCGCACAGGTTGCCAGTCTCTTTCTGGCTCGGCTCACCGCCTGGATGAGGCTGACGTATCCTTGCATAATGCATTGGATGTGGTTAGATAACCAGTCCAGTGCTATGGTGTCATTCATATCCACATCCAAAGGCAGCATGTTTGGAGAAGGTGATGCAAAACAAATGTGGTGTATTTCGTCATTTTCATTTACTCAGGCGCATTCAGCTACATGTTCGGAACATGCTTAGGTCTTCAACTGAAAGCAGTTGGAGTGTTCCTCTCTGCAGCTAGCAagtgagtggaaaaacattgtctGAATTTGTATAGCTAACACATTAATCTCTTGCACCATAAGGTTTAGTCACATACCCTTGATCTTTCCACAGTCATCGTTATCTCATAGAGTTCCTGGAGGTTGGAGGGGTCCTAACCCTCCTGGAGATCTTAGGTCAGAAACAGACCAAGGAGGAGGACAAGGCAGAGGCCATTCGGCTGCTTCAGATAGTCTCCAACGCTGGACGCAAGTACAAAGAGCTAATCTGCGAAAGCTATGGTAAACAACTCACCAAACTATCTCTATGATACATACCGTGTTTTTAGTATGCAGTTGGATTTCTAAACTGATACAGTTCAAATTGAAATGATCTATGTAGAGAGAAATGATTCGCTGTTATTGCTCCAAAATGTGTTGAGTTTTTCAGTCTATGATTAAAGACTGATtggcaaataataataataatacatttcatTTGTAAAGCGCTTTTCTCAGACTCACGGCGCaaaaaaatacaaacaaataataatacaaacaatCCAAAACACAGAACTTAGAACATAGACATCCATCAAAGCTATATATAGGTGTCGCCAGATCCGGAGGACATGAGAATCGAATTAGCAGAGGTCCTTGAAAGCGTTTCTGAACAGCACGGTCTTGAGCTGTGCCTTAATAACCTTTTACTGCattgggctaaatcagggtaattttaaacaaatctactttgaaaccaaAGTAtaaacctcacacacatggttatgggcaacaacaacaaaataagacacctgtaccatagagttgaaatgtataccattttgagtttgcacctcaatattacactttatatacatcacagaagactgaaatattacaaaactgtttgacatagaaacagcTGATTTTTGGATGTTAAAAAAGTGATGTTTATTAATGATGAAATATTGagaaatatgaataacattccacccataagTCCAgtagtcatttgactgcaggaaagggctacaggaGGACAGAGATTCTGCAGCCCTAATAGTGTCTGGAAGTGCGTTCTACAGCCATGGAGCCGCGCAACAAAGTCCTGTCACCCCCTAGTTTTTAGTCAGCTGCGGGGCTGCTGACGGGAGAAGGACCTAGAGGAGCGAACGGTGTGTGTTGTTGATTGGTTAATGTTGCTTGATTGGTTCTCAGACCATATCACTGTGtccactgtttcctgtccacgtGGCTTGCAGGTGTGAGAGCCATTGCAGAGTGTCTGGCCAAGTCCAAGACAGAGGGGACCCAAGAGACAGCACGGGCCCTGTTGGAGTCCCTGGCCCATGGAAACCCCAAATACCAGAACCAGGTGTACAGAGGTCTGATTGCCCTGCTGACCTGTATCTCGCCCAAGGCCCAGCAACTGGTCTTGCAGACCCTCCGCATAGTACAAGTataacaacacacatacacacaggcagtcACACACGCTTGCTGACACACAGGCATGCATTCAAGtgcgcttacacacacacacatgggttcAACTACCATGGGACATAACAGCTGAAAATCCAACTGTGTGTGACCTTGTCATACACACCTGACTGCTGTGGCTTGAGTGTATTTATGAAGGTAAATGATTGGATATAATTCTGACCCCTAACAGGACATAGTGAAGGAAGCCCACCCCAGCATCGTGGGACCTCTGTTGAATTTGTTGAGGTCCCTGCATTTGGAGGTGCAATATGAGGGTAAGTAATAGCTAGGTGTGCGTGTCAACTCTCAGCTATCCAGACAGCCTGTTCTACATGTATTTCAAATACAGATCTCTTCCATTGACATCTTCAACATCCGCTTGTACTTCACGCTGTAGTATCTGATTCCTATAGTATGCAGTATTATTTTATAATCTCTTTTGTAATTATTGTGTtgtctatctcccccctctctctctcccagctatcGAGCTGATCACAGATCTCAGGCAGTATGAGGTCAGACCGATGCTGCTTACAGGTCTCGTAGATCTGCTCAAACCGGCTATGGAGGGAGTGCAGACATACAAGATCCTGGAAGGTCTCACATCTTCTCCTTATTGGTTCCCCAGTAAATGAGAGGC from the Oncorhynchus kisutch isolate 150728-3 linkage group LG4, Okis_V2, whole genome shotgun sequence genome contains:
- the armh1 gene encoding armadillo-like helical domain containing protein 1 — translated: MSTSKEQAAISKVLSFLQEWDHGNKTVRIRMLTVFVTQNTGKTCPELELEFAQVASLFLARLTAWMRLTYMFGTCLGLQLKAVGVFLSAASNHRYLIEFLEVGGVLTLLEILGQKQTKEEDKAEAIRLLQIVSNAGRKYKELICESYGVRAIAECLAKSKTEGTQETARALLESLAHGNPKYQNQVYRGLIALLTCISPKAQQLVLQTLRIVQDIVKEAHPSIVGPLLNLLRSLHLEVQYEAIELITDLRQYEVRPMLLTGLVDLLKPAMEGVQTYKILEDPEMTKMTESLPVYVQQAAAAKALRLLAQGSQELSQQLLPLRVVHHLMYAMGNQEHADAQRQASLALEHFVRTYPVVEEHVRRTMGINLFAAFMHKPETFYMTMDEIQADILLSNKVNISEVLEHQSSED
- the LOC109889044 gene encoding DNA methyltransferase 1-associated protein 1 isoform X2; translation: MAAGADVRDILELAGGDNDGPISKKDFINSEKKKAKKTTETLTFKRPEGMHREVYALLYSDKKDAPPLLPSDTTQGYRTVKAKLGCKRVRPWKWMPFTNPARRDGAVFHHWRRMAEEGKDYPFARFNKAVQVPVYSEQEYQMYLHDDGWTKAETDHLFDLCKRFDLRFIVVHDRYDHQQYRKRSTEDLKERYYNICGKLTKVRAATGTEPKMYVFDAGHERRRKEQLERLFNRTPDQVAEEEYLMQELRKMESRKKDREKKAQDLQKLITAADTNTEMRRAERKATKKKLPLKREMEKPTVPETAGIKFPDFKSAGVTLRSQRMKLPSSVGQKKIKAIDQILTEREVDLNPMPTEEIVQMFNELRSDLVLVYELKQAHGNCEYEQQMLRHRYEALLKAGGGGGVPVGPPGGGGLEAPGGPEVPAWPGPDDIKGEAKEQIIDVVGAPLTPNSRKRRESASSSSSIKKVKKP
- the LOC109889044 gene encoding DNA methyltransferase 1-associated protein 1 isoform X1, whose product is MAAGADVRDILELAGGDNDGPISKKDFINSEKKKAKKTTETLTFKRPEGMHREVYALLYSDKNRDAPPLLPSDTTQGYRTVKAKLGCKRVRPWKWMPFTNPARRDGAVFHHWRRMAEEGKDYPFARFNKAVQVPVYSEQEYQMYLHDDGWTKAETDHLFDLCKRFDLRFIVVHDRYDHQQYRKRSTEDLKERYYNICGKLTKVRAATGTEPKMYVFDAGHERRRKEQLERLFNRTPDQVAEEEYLMQELRKMESRKKDREKKAQDLQKLITAADTNTEMRRAERKATKKKLPLKREMEKPTVPETAGIKFPDFKSAGVTLRSQRMKLPSSVGQKKIKAIDQILTEREVDLNPMPTEEIVQMFNELRSDLVLVYELKQAHGNCEYEQQMLRHRYEALLKAGGGGGVPVGPPGGGGLEAPGGPEVPAWPGPDDIKGEAKEQIIDVVGAPLTPNSRKRRESASSSSSIKKVKKP